In the genome of Meles meles chromosome 4, mMelMel3.1 paternal haplotype, whole genome shotgun sequence, one region contains:
- the LOC123940305 gene encoding protein RCC2-like: MACGAEFSMIMDCKGNLYSFGCPEYGQLGHNSDGKFIARAQRIEYDCELVPRRVAIFIEKTKDGQILPVPNVVVRHVACGANHTLVLDSQKRVFSWGFGGYGRLGHAEQKDEMVPRLVKLFDFPGRGASQIYAGYTCSFAVSEVGGLFFWGATNTSHESTMYPKAVQDLCGWRIRSLACGKSSIIVAANESTISWGPSPTFGELGYGDHKPKSSTAAQEVKTLDGIFTEQVAMGYAHSLVIARDESETEKEKIKKLPEYNPQTL; the protein is encoded by the coding sequence ATGGCCTGTGGGGCCGAATTCAGTATGATAATGGACTGCAAAGGGAACCTCTATTCCTTTGGGTGCCCTGAATATGGTCAGCTGGGACACAACTCGGACGGAAAGTTCATCGCCAGGGCGCAGCGGATAGAGTATGACTGCGAGCTGGTACCCCGGCGAGTGGCCATCTTCATCGAGAAGACGAAAGACGGGCAGATTTTGCCAGTCCCCAATGTGGTTGTACGGCATGTGGCCTGTGGCGCTAACCACACGCTGGTCTTGGACTCTCAGAAGCGCGTCTTCTCCTGGGGCTTTGGTGGCTACGGCCGCCTGGGCCATGCCGAGCAGAAGGACGAGATGGTCCCTCGCTTGGTGAAGCTGTTCGACTTCCCCGGGCGCGGGGCGTCCCAGATCTACGCTGGCTACACCTGCTCCTTTGCCGTCAGTGAAGTGGGTGGGCTGTTCTTCTGGGGGGCCACCAACACGTCCCACGAATCCACCATGTACCCAAAGGCTGTGCAGGACCTCTGTGGCTGGCGAATCCGGAGCCTGGCTTGTGGGAAGAGCAGCATCATCGTGGCCGCCAACGAGAGCACCATCAGCTGGGGCCCATCGCCCACCTTTGGGGAGCTGGGCTACGGGGACCACAAGCCCAAGTCCTCCACCGCGGCTCAGGAGGTGAAGACGCTGGATGGCATTTTCACCGAGCAGGTGGCCATGGGCTACGCACACTCCCTGGTGATCGCTCGAGACGAAAGcgagactgagaaagagaagatCAAAAAACTGCCAGAGTACAACCCCCAGACCCTCTGA